The following are from one region of the Yoonia sp. R2331 genome:
- a CDS encoding acyl-CoA dehydrogenase family protein, producing MADTTFLNWPFFDDLHRDLAAAVDIWAKDNMTQIDHSDTDAACRAIVSALGKAGWLSHAAVDPDGDAPLDVRSLCLIRETLARHDGLADFAFAMQGLGTGALSLFGTDAQKRAWLPKVRSGAAIFGFALTEPQSGSDVANATMTATLDGDHYVLNGDKTWISNGGIADVYTVFARTGDGAGAKGLSAFVVPADTPGLTVVERLETIAPHPLATLRFADCRLPKDALIGQSGWGFKIAMSVLDVFRSTVAAAALGFARRALDEALTRVTTRHVQGAPLFDLQMVQGHIADMAVDIDASALLIYRAAWTKDNGAPRITREAAMAKLFSTDQAQKVIDKAVQLHGGDGVRSGETVEALYREIRALRIYEGASDVQRVVIARQTLGQMPA from the coding sequence ATGGCTGATACCACGTTCCTGAACTGGCCCTTCTTTGACGATCTCCACCGTGATCTTGCCGCCGCCGTGGACATCTGGGCCAAGGACAACATGACCCAGATCGACCACAGCGATACAGATGCGGCCTGCCGCGCGATTGTGTCGGCGCTGGGCAAAGCCGGCTGGTTGTCCCACGCGGCTGTCGATCCAGACGGGGATGCCCCGCTTGACGTCCGCAGCTTGTGTTTGATCCGCGAAACCCTTGCGCGGCATGATGGGCTGGCCGATTTTGCCTTTGCAATGCAGGGCCTTGGCACCGGTGCTTTGTCCTTGTTTGGGACAGATGCGCAGAAACGCGCTTGGCTCCCGAAGGTGCGCAGCGGTGCGGCGATCTTCGGCTTTGCATTGACCGAACCGCAATCAGGCTCGGACGTGGCGAACGCGACGATGACAGCGACCCTGGACGGCGATCACTACGTCCTGAATGGCGACAAGACCTGGATCAGCAACGGCGGGATCGCGGATGTCTACACGGTCTTTGCCCGCACCGGCGATGGGGCGGGGGCAAAGGGGCTGTCGGCCTTTGTGGTGCCTGCCGATACGCCCGGCCTGACGGTGGTTGAGCGGCTTGAGACCATCGCGCCGCATCCTTTGGCAACCTTGCGCTTTGCGGATTGCCGTCTGCCCAAGGACGCGCTGATCGGCCAAAGCGGCTGGGGTTTCAAAATCGCCATGTCGGTTCTGGATGTCTTCCGGTCCACCGTCGCCGCCGCCGCCCTTGGTTTTGCACGCCGCGCCCTGGACGAGGCATTGACCCGCGTCACCACCCGCCACGTTCAGGGTGCGCCCTTGTTTGATCTGCAAATGGTGCAGGGCCATATTGCGGATATGGCCGTCGATATCGACGCCAGCGCCTTGCTGATCTACCGCGCCGCCTGGACCAAGGACAACGGCGCGCCGCGCATCACGCGCGAGGCGGCAATGGCAAAACTGTTTTCCACCGATCAGGCGCAAAAAGTCATCGACAAAGCCGTGCAACTGCATGGTGGCGACGGAGTGCGCTCGGGCGAAACGGTCGAGGCTTTATACCGCGAAATCAGGGCATTGCGCATCTATGAAGGCGCATCAGACGTTCAGCGTGTGGTCATCGCCCGTCAAACACTTGGCCAAATGCCAGCTTAG
- a CDS encoding AMP-binding protein, with product MLSASAHTDTFARDNLPPQDQQPDFLLDGFQYPEQLNAGVELTDVLVAKGLGDNTALIGNGRRRTFKELSDWTNRLAHVLVDDLGVKPGNRVLIRSANNPAMVACWLACTKVGAVVVNTMPMLRAMELGQIVDKAEIAFALCDTRLMEEMESCAATSDFLKRVVAFDGTSNHDAELDQLALEKPVRFDAVKTGRDDVALLGFTSGTTGSPKATMHFHRDLMIIADGYAKEVLGVTPDDVFVGSPPLAFTFGLGGLAIFPLRFGATATLLETASPPNMIEIIQKYNATVCFTAPTAYRAMLAAMEDGADLSSLRAAVSAGETLAAPIYKDWMEKTGKPMLDGIGATEMLHIFISNRFDDHKPACTGRPLTGYVAKVVDADGQELPRGEVGRLVVRGPTGCRYLNDDRQSKYVQDGWNITGDAFSMDEDGYLYFAARNDDMIVSAGYNIAGPEVEAALMSHPHVAECAVIGVPNDERGMIVEAHVVLAKGTPDAQTASLLQDHVKATIAPYKYPRSIKFCDALPKTQTGKIQRFLLKA from the coding sequence ATGCTTAGCGCCAGCGCCCATACCGATACATTCGCCCGCGACAATCTTCCGCCCCAAGACCAGCAACCCGACTTTCTGTTGGACGGGTTCCAGTATCCAGAGCAGTTGAACGCCGGGGTCGAACTGACAGATGTTCTGGTTGCAAAGGGCCTTGGCGACAATACAGCGCTGATTGGCAATGGCCGCCGCCGGACGTTCAAGGAACTCAGCGATTGGACAAATCGCCTCGCGCATGTGCTGGTGGATGATCTGGGCGTGAAGCCCGGCAATCGCGTGTTGATCCGGTCTGCCAACAACCCTGCGATGGTGGCCTGCTGGCTTGCCTGCACCAAGGTGGGCGCGGTGGTTGTGAACACCATGCCGATGCTGCGGGCGATGGAATTGGGCCAGATCGTTGACAAGGCCGAAATCGCATTTGCCCTCTGCGATACCCGCCTGATGGAAGAAATGGAAAGCTGTGCGGCGACCAGCGACTTCCTGAAAAGGGTCGTTGCGTTTGATGGGACATCCAACCACGACGCCGAACTGGACCAACTGGCCCTTGAAAAACCGGTCAGATTTGATGCGGTCAAGACAGGCCGCGATGATGTCGCGCTGCTGGGGTTTACATCCGGCACAACCGGATCGCCCAAGGCGACGATGCATTTTCACCGGGACCTGATGATTATCGCGGATGGCTACGCCAAAGAGGTTCTGGGCGTGACACCCGATGACGTCTTTGTCGGCTCACCCCCCTTGGCGTTTACGTTTGGCCTTGGCGGTTTGGCGATCTTCCCGCTTCGGTTTGGTGCCACCGCGACCTTGCTCGAGACTGCGTCGCCGCCAAACATGATCGAGATCATTCAAAAGTATAATGCAACGGTCTGTTTCACCGCACCCACCGCATATCGCGCAATGCTGGCCGCGATGGAAGACGGCGCAGATCTTTCCAGTTTGCGGGCGGCTGTGTCTGCGGGCGAAACGCTCGCGGCCCCGATCTACAAGGATTGGATGGAAAAGACAGGCAAACCGATGCTCGATGGCATTGGGGCGACAGAGATGCTCCATATCTTTATCTCCAACCGGTTTGATGATCATAAACCGGCCTGTACCGGGCGGCCTCTCACCGGATACGTAGCCAAGGTGGTTGATGCCGACGGGCAGGAACTGCCGCGCGGCGAGGTCGGGCGTTTGGTCGTGCGCGGGCCAACCGGCTGCCGGTATTTGAACGATGATCGCCAATCCAAGTACGTGCAGGACGGCTGGAACATCACCGGCGATGCCTTCTCAATGGACGAAGACGGCTATTTGTACTTTGCGGCACGCAATGACGACATGATCGTCAGCGCGGGCTACAACATCGCCGGGCCAGAGGTGGAGGCCGCCCTGATGTCCCACCCGCATGTGGCCGAATGTGCGGTCATTGGGGTGCCGAACGACGAACGCGGCATGATCGTCGAAGCGCATGTGGTGCTTGCCAAGGGCACCCCGGACGCACAGACGGCTAGCCTCTTGCAAGACCATGTCAAAGCAACAATTGCCCCCTATAAATACCCGCGCAGCATCAAGTTCTGCGATGCATTGCCCAAAACGCAAACGGGCAAAATTCAGCGATTTTTGTTGAAGGCATAG
- a CDS encoding acyl-CoA dehydrogenase yields MNQDTNPIVTTDLAQARRKPAKLVWDDPFLIENQLSEEERMIRDAAHAYCQDRLASRVMMANRNEVFDRDIMSEMGELGLLGATIPEAFGGVGANYVSYGLVAREVERVDSGYRSAMSVQSSLVMHPIFAYGTDAQRNTYLPKLASGALVGCFGLTEPDAGSDPAAMLTRAKKVDGGYMISGAKNWITNAPIADVFIVWAKSDDHDSKIKGFILEKGMKGLHAPKIEGKFSLRASITGMIQMADVFVPDENLLPHVSGLAGPFGCLNRARFGIAWGAMGAAEACFHAARSYTMDRKQFGKPLAQTQLIQKKLADMQTEIALGLQGALQLGRMFDDHVASAEAISLMKRNNCGKAIAIAREARDMHGGNGVSDEYGVIRHVMNLEAVNTYEGTHDVHALILGRGITGLQAFS; encoded by the coding sequence ATGAACCAAGATACGAACCCCATTGTGACAACAGATCTGGCGCAAGCCCGTAGAAAACCTGCCAAACTGGTTTGGGATGACCCCTTTCTGATCGAAAATCAGCTGTCCGAAGAAGAGCGGATGATTCGGGATGCGGCACATGCTTATTGTCAGGATCGCCTTGCCAGTCGGGTGATGATGGCCAACCGCAACGAGGTGTTTGATCGCGATATCATGTCCGAGATGGGTGAACTTGGGCTGCTTGGCGCGACCATCCCAGAAGCCTTTGGCGGCGTCGGCGCGAACTATGTGTCCTACGGCCTTGTTGCGCGCGAAGTTGAGCGTGTGGACAGCGGATATCGTTCGGCGATGTCCGTGCAAAGCAGCCTCGTGATGCATCCGATCTTTGCATATGGCACGGATGCGCAGCGCAACACGTACCTTCCCAAACTTGCCAGTGGCGCACTTGTGGGGTGTTTTGGCCTGACCGAACCGGACGCAGGGTCTGACCCTGCCGCGATGCTGACACGAGCCAAAAAGGTCGACGGCGGCTACATGATCTCTGGTGCGAAAAACTGGATCACCAACGCGCCTATTGCGGATGTGTTTATCGTTTGGGCCAAGTCAGATGACCATGACAGCAAGATCAAAGGGTTCATCCTTGAAAAAGGTATGAAGGGCCTGCATGCGCCGAAGATCGAAGGCAAATTTTCATTGCGGGCGTCAATTACCGGCATGATCCAGATGGCGGATGTCTTCGTGCCCGACGAAAACCTGCTGCCGCATGTCAGTGGGTTAGCGGGGCCATTCGGGTGTCTGAACCGCGCCCGGTTTGGCATCGCGTGGGGCGCGATGGGGGCGGCGGAGGCCTGTTTTCATGCAGCGCGCAGCTATACGATGGATCGCAAACAGTTCGGCAAGCCCCTGGCCCAAACCCAACTGATCCAGAAAAAGCTGGCCGATATGCAAACCGAAATCGCGCTTGGCCTGCAAGGGGCGCTGCAACTGGGCCGCATGTTCGACGATCACGTGGCCTCTGCCGAAGCGATCAGCCTGATGAAACGCAACAATTGCGGCAAGGCGATTGCGATTGCGCGTGAAGCCCGTGACATGCACGGCGGCAACGGTGTGAGTGATGAATACGGGGTGATCCGCCACGTGATGAACCTTGAAGCGGTCAACACTTATGAAGGCACCCATGATGTGCACGCCTTGATCTTGGGGCGCGGCATCACTGGCCTGCAGGCGTTTTCCTGA
- a CDS encoding RidA family protein: MTSKIIQPIGWAPAKGYANGVHAPDGTLYIGGQIGWTARQVFESHDFIGQMEQALRNILDIVEAAGGTAESITRLTWFVIDKKEYLARQREVGEVYRRVLGRHFPAMSMLIVAGLVEDDALLEIEATAFIGSDQ, translated from the coding sequence ATGACATCGAAAATCATCCAACCGATCGGCTGGGCGCCGGCAAAGGGCTATGCCAATGGTGTGCATGCGCCTGATGGCACCTTGTATATCGGTGGGCAGATCGGCTGGACGGCGCGCCAGGTTTTTGAAAGCCACGATTTCATCGGGCAGATGGAACAGGCGCTGCGCAACATTCTGGATATTGTCGAAGCGGCAGGCGGCACAGCGGAAAGCATCACGCGCCTGACGTGGTTCGTGATCGACAAAAAGGAATATCTGGCGCGCCAACGCGAGGTCGGAGAGGTCTACCGCCGTGTGCTTGGCCGCCATTTCCCAGCGATGTCCATGTTGATCGTGGCAGGGCTGGTCGAAGACGACGCCTTGCTTGAAATCGAGGCGACAGCCTTCATTGGATCCGATCAGTAA
- a CDS encoding MarR family winged helix-turn-helix transcriptional regulator, whose protein sequence is MSEQSPVTHNSASKERLRLWLRLLKASRSIESNLRENLRDEFATTLPRFDVMAALSRYEDGLKMSALSGVLRVSNGNVTGIVDRLTDDGLLLRVAVPGDRRASLVRLTQRGREEFARQAQAHEAWINDMLADFSAAEAVDIGVRLESLEAALAEKDT, encoded by the coding sequence ATGTCGGAACAGTCACCAGTGACCCACAATTCTGCGTCCAAGGAACGGCTACGCCTTTGGCTGCGTCTGTTGAAAGCAAGCCGGTCAATCGAATCCAATTTGCGTGAAAACCTGCGGGACGAGTTTGCGACGACCTTGCCCCGCTTTGACGTCATGGCCGCCTTATCGCGGTACGAAGACGGCCTGAAGATGAGCGCCCTGTCCGGTGTGCTGCGTGTGTCCAACGGAAATGTCACCGGCATCGTGGACCGCCTGACCGATGACGGTTTGTTGCTGCGGGTGGCCGTGCCAGGGGATCGGCGGGCGTCATTGGTGCGGCTGACACAACGCGGCCGCGAAGAATTTGCCCGACAAGCGCAGGCCCATGAGGCCTGGATCAATGACATGCTCGCGGATTTTTCCGCCGCCGAAGCCGTTGATATCGGGGTGCGTTTAGAAAGCCTCGAAGCGGCACTTGCAGAAAAGGACACGTGA
- a CDS encoding acyl-CoA thioesterase: MVFTFPQKVLFRHCDPAGIVFYPRYFEMINDCVEAFFAKLGFPFEDIHKQSGVPTAQIETRFSAPSRHGDELLLTLAVARVGRSSLGLEIDAHAGRECRFSCSSTLVYINETGRAAPWPADLKTAFTPYHRSTT; encoded by the coding sequence ATGGTCTTTACCTTCCCTCAAAAGGTGCTGTTCCGGCACTGCGACCCTGCGGGCATCGTTTTCTATCCGCGATACTTCGAGATGATCAACGATTGCGTCGAGGCGTTCTTTGCAAAGCTCGGTTTCCCGTTTGAGGACATCCACAAGCAGTCGGGCGTGCCCACAGCGCAGATCGAAACCCGCTTTTCCGCACCCAGCCGACATGGCGATGAATTGCTTTTGACGCTTGCAGTGGCGCGCGTCGGACGCTCCAGCCTTGGGCTCGAAATCGACGCTCATGCAGGCCGTGAGTGTCGCTTTTCCTGCTCCTCGACCCTTGTCTATATCAACGAAACAGGCCGCGCGGCACCGTGGCCCGCCGACCTGAAAACAGCTTTCACACCGTACCATCGGAGCACGACATGA
- a CDS encoding SDR family NAD(P)-dependent oxidoreductase, with amino-acid sequence MTGHVVITGGGSGVGAETARHFARAGYRVTIMGRTEDSLKAQNLPYRVCDVTDAAQVAAAFDAARDTQGAIDVVVANAGAANSVPFAKMTAADLTAMMDVNVAGVFNVWQAALPDMKAAQNGRMIAIASTAGLKGYPYVAGYCAAKHGVIGLTRALALELASTGITVNAICPGFIETPMTERSIANIVDKTGMSAQDAAKSLTKGNPQRRFIQTDEVAGTALWLCSDAARSINGHTLSLSGGEI; translated from the coding sequence ATGACCGGACACGTTGTTATCACCGGCGGCGGCAGCGGCGTTGGCGCCGAAACCGCGCGTCATTTTGCCCGCGCTGGGTATCGCGTGACGATCATGGGCCGGACCGAAGACTCGCTCAAGGCACAGAATTTGCCCTATCGGGTCTGTGATGTGACGGACGCGGCTCAGGTCGCGGCGGCGTTTGACGCGGCCCGCGACACACAGGGCGCAATTGACGTCGTAGTCGCCAATGCTGGTGCGGCGAACAGCGTTCCGTTTGCCAAAATGACCGCCGCCGATCTGACGGCGATGATGGACGTCAACGTGGCAGGGGTGTTCAACGTCTGGCAGGCGGCCTTGCCAGACATGAAGGCGGCCCAAAACGGGCGCATGATTGCAATCGCGTCGACCGCTGGCCTCAAGGGTTATCCCTATGTGGCAGGCTATTGCGCGGCCAAGCATGGCGTCATCGGATTGACCCGCGCGCTGGCCCTTGAACTTGCATCCACGGGGATCACCGTGAACGCCATCTGCCCCGGCTTCATCGAAACCCCGATGACCGAACGCTCCATCGCCAATATCGTCGACAAGACCGGGATGAGCGCGCAAGACGCGGCAAAATCCCTGACCAAAGGCAATCCGCAACGGCGGTTCATTCAGACCGATGAAGTCGCAGGAACGGCCCTTTGGCTCTGCTCTGACGCGGCGCGGTCGATCAATGGCCACACGCTCAGCCTTTCGGGGGGCGAAATCTGA
- a CDS encoding enoyl-CoA hydratase family protein, with translation MRTDVKHFKCEITDGIATVALDRPDRKNPLTFESYAELRDWFRDLVYADDVNAVVFASNGGNFSSGGDVHDIIGPLTKMSMKELLAFTRMTGDLVKAIVNCGKPVIAAIDGVCVGAGAIIAMASDLRIATPEAKTAFLFTRVGLAGCDMGACAILPRIIGQGRAAELLYTGRAMSAEEGAAWGFLNKVVPADDLPGEAHKMATRIAAGPNFGHMMTKTMLAQEWSMSIEQAIEAEAQAQAICMQTADFERAFNAFVAKETPVFKGD, from the coding sequence ATGCGCACGGACGTCAAACACTTCAAATGTGAGATCACGGATGGGATTGCGACCGTGGCCCTGGATCGGCCAGACCGCAAGAACCCGCTGACATTCGAAAGCTATGCCGAGTTGCGCGATTGGTTTCGTGATCTGGTCTATGCGGACGATGTGAACGCAGTTGTGTTTGCATCCAATGGTGGGAATTTCAGCTCTGGCGGGGATGTGCATGACATCATCGGGCCGCTCACGAAAATGTCCATGAAAGAGCTGTTGGCGTTCACCCGCATGACCGGTGATCTGGTCAAGGCAATTGTGAACTGCGGCAAACCCGTGATCGCCGCGATTGACGGGGTCTGCGTTGGCGCCGGGGCGATCATCGCGATGGCCTCTGATTTGCGGATTGCAACGCCAGAGGCAAAGACGGCCTTTTTGTTCACGCGGGTCGGCCTTGCGGGGTGTGACATGGGGGCCTGCGCAATTCTGCCCCGGATCATCGGCCAGGGCCGCGCTGCCGAATTGCTCTACACGGGCCGCGCCATGTCCGCAGAGGAGGGTGCCGCATGGGGGTTCCTCAACAAGGTGGTCCCGGCGGATGACCTGCCAGGCGAAGCGCACAAGATGGCCACGCGCATCGCGGCGGGTCCGAACTTTGGGCACATGATGACCAAAACAATGCTGGCGCAGGAATGGTCGATGTCGATCGAACAGGCCATCGAAGCAGAAGCGCAGGCGCAGGCGATCTGCATGCAAACGGCGGATTTCGAACGCGCGTTCAACGCCTTCGTCGCCAAAGAAACACCCGTGTTCAAAGGTGACTGA
- a CDS encoding bifunctional salicylyl-CoA 5-hydroxylase/oxidoreductase, whose translation MRIACLGGGPAGLYLAISVKLRRPAAEVVVFERNRPDDTFGWGVVLSDETLSNLEANDPVSAKEIRAHFAYWDDVALHHQGQKLVSSGHGFCGIGRKKLLQVLHARAADLGVDLRFESGDIAASDLMADYDVVVAADGLNSRTRTEFEDVFKPDIDTRLCQFVWLGTHQKFDDAFTFIFEDTDKGWVWAHAYQFDDDTATFIVECAQETFDAYGFGDLDQKASIAICEEIFKDHLGGHPLMTNANHIRGSAWIRFPRVLCENWSHKNVVLLGDASATAHFSIGSGTKLALESAIALAAEITATPDLATAFETYEESRRLEVLRLQSAARNSVEWFEDVERYLHLDPVQLNYSMLTRSQRISHENLRERDPVWLGAAEEWFMAQAGVQVNGPARAPMFAPFSLRDMTLKNRIVVSPMAQYKAVDGAPTDWHLIHYGERAKGGAGLVYTEMTCVSADGRITPGCPGLYAPEHQAQWTRLNDFIHAETQAKTCCQIGHAGRKGSTRLGWEGMDQPMTSGNWPLLSASGMAWSDDNAVPKAMDSADMARVKAEFVAATKMAAASGFDMIELHAAHGYLISSFISPLSNVRTDDYGGSLENRMRYPLEVFSAMRAVWPAEKPMSVRISASDWAGDDGVTAEDAVQIAQMFEAVGADIIDVSAGQTSTLSQPVYGRMFQTPFSDRIRNVAGIKTMAVGNIYEADHVNSILMAGRADLVCLARPHLNDPYWTLHAATGLGDRQEIWPQPYEAGRDQAWRLADREAEMVGKV comes from the coding sequence ATGCGCATTGCATGTCTCGGAGGAGGGCCAGCTGGCCTCTATCTCGCGATTTCGGTCAAGCTGCGCAGACCCGCCGCAGAGGTTGTCGTGTTCGAGCGGAACAGGCCCGATGATACCTTCGGCTGGGGCGTGGTCCTGTCCGACGAAACCCTTTCAAACCTCGAAGCGAACGACCCTGTCAGCGCCAAGGAAATCCGCGCGCATTTTGCCTATTGGGATGATGTCGCTCTTCACCATCAGGGCCAGAAACTCGTGTCCTCCGGTCACGGGTTCTGCGGCATCGGGCGCAAAAAGCTGTTGCAGGTCCTGCATGCCCGCGCCGCCGACCTTGGCGTCGATCTGAGGTTTGAATCCGGTGACATTGCGGCCTCTGACCTAATGGCGGATTACGACGTTGTCGTCGCTGCAGACGGGCTGAATTCCAGAACCCGGACAGAGTTCGAAGACGTGTTCAAACCGGACATCGACACGCGGCTTTGTCAATTCGTGTGGCTGGGCACGCATCAGAAGTTCGACGATGCTTTCACATTCATCTTTGAGGACACAGACAAAGGCTGGGTCTGGGCGCACGCCTACCAGTTTGACGACGACACCGCGACATTCATCGTCGAATGCGCGCAAGAGACATTTGATGCATACGGCTTTGGTGATCTGGATCAGAAAGCCAGCATCGCGATCTGCGAAGAGATTTTCAAAGATCACCTTGGCGGTCATCCTTTGATGACCAACGCCAACCACATTCGCGGCTCCGCCTGGATCAGGTTCCCGCGCGTTCTGTGCGAAAACTGGAGTCACAAGAACGTGGTTCTGCTGGGCGACGCCTCTGCCACGGCGCATTTCTCAATCGGGTCCGGCACAAAGCTTGCCCTTGAAAGCGCGATTGCGCTGGCCGCTGAAATCACCGCGACACCAGATTTGGCCACCGCCTTTGAAACATACGAAGAAAGTCGCCGGCTTGAGGTGTTGCGCCTGCAATCTGCCGCGCGCAATTCGGTTGAATGGTTCGAGGATGTGGAACGCTATCTGCATCTTGATCCGGTGCAACTGAATTACTCCATGTTGACGCGGTCGCAGCGGATCAGCCACGAAAACCTGCGCGAACGCGATCCGGTGTGGCTGGGTGCCGCTGAAGAATGGTTCATGGCGCAGGCGGGTGTTCAGGTGAACGGACCCGCGCGCGCACCCATGTTCGCGCCGTTCAGCCTGCGCGACATGACGCTCAAGAACCGCATCGTGGTGTCACCAATGGCGCAATACAAGGCCGTGGATGGCGCCCCGACGGACTGGCACCTGATCCACTACGGCGAACGTGCCAAGGGCGGCGCGGGATTGGTCTATACCGAAATGACCTGCGTCTCTGCTGATGGCCGGATCACGCCCGGCTGTCCGGGGCTTTACGCGCCTGAACATCAGGCCCAGTGGACACGATTGAACGACTTCATCCATGCCGAAACGCAGGCGAAAACCTGTTGCCAGATCGGCCACGCAGGCCGCAAGGGGTCAACCCGCCTCGGGTGGGAGGGCATGGACCAGCCTATGACGTCCGGCAACTGGCCGCTTCTGTCGGCCTCTGGGATGGCCTGGTCTGACGACAACGCTGTGCCCAAGGCGATGGACAGCGCAGATATGGCGCGGGTGAAGGCAGAATTTGTCGCGGCCACAAAAATGGCTGCAGCCAGCGGCTTTGACATGATCGAACTGCACGCAGCGCACGGCTATCTGATCTCCTCTTTCATCTCGCCTTTGTCCAATGTCCGGACAGACGATTATGGCGGCAGCTTGGAAAACCGGATGCGCTATCCGCTTGAGGTGTTCAGCGCCATGCGCGCAGTGTGGCCCGCGGAAAAACCAATGTCTGTCCGCATCTCCGCCAGCGATTGGGCCGGTGATGATGGCGTCACCGCCGAAGATGCGGTGCAGATCGCGCAGATGTTCGAAGCCGTGGGCGCGGACATCATTGACGTGTCAGCGGGGCAAACCTCGACCCTCAGCCAGCCCGTCTATGGTCGCATGTTCCAGACGCCGTTCTCGGACCGCATCCGCAACGTGGCGGGCATCAAGACGATGGCGGTCGGCAATATCTACGAGGCCGACCACGTCAATTCGATCCTGATGGCGGGCCGCGCTGATCTGGTCTGCCTTGCGCGGCCACATCTGAACGATCCCTATTGGACATTGCACGCAGCCACCGGACTTGGGGATCGTCAGGAAATCTGGCCGCAACCTTACGAGGCTGGCCGCGACCAGGCATGGCGGCTGGCAGATCGCGAGGCAGAAATGGTGGGCAAAGTATGA